The following are from one region of the Mycolicibacterium diernhoferi genome:
- a CDS encoding adenylate/guanylate cyclase domain-containing protein, whose amino-acid sequence MHPGCTNCGTVPRAGARFCDFCGTALVPVASLASAIAAPHQAEFKQVTVLFADVVRSMDLAAALGTERLREVMSELYPRFRTVVAHYGGSVEFTGDGVMVVFGAPIALEDHAFRACLTALDLQREVQRYAVEVHRHDGVGLRLRVGLNSGQVITGEIGTVPGSYTAIGSHVGMAQRMEAAAPPGGVMLSASTARLVEGLVELGPREAVRIKNSDTPVPARRLMSAAVGAGHGRRECTLVGRDAEVRALATQMEAALKGAGGVAGVIGPPGIGRSRLVAEVLRMGQARGVGVVSTCCEAHSRQVPYHAAARLFRNLLGVGARQGRAARDCVRERLPGTDPADLLLLDDLLGIREPEHEPAAIDPDARRRRLSALLTAVATAHREPSVYVIEDAHWIDEASESMLADFLTALRGGRSMAVITYRPEYRGRLAEIAAPRAISLVPLDEKQSARLIGELLGPHASVAPVAAQIAEHAAGNPFFAEEIVRDLAERGVLQGDPGSYVAVEGASVTGVPVTLQSTIAARIDRLEDTAKSALNAAAVIGSRFTDDLLRKLVEPACLDELVDAEMIERVPAHTAEYCFRHPLIRAVAYQSQLRSERGRLHRRLATIIEHGQGTSEANAALIAAHLEAADELEAAFDWHMRAGAWLAGRNIAAARASWRRAAEVARQLPIDDPDRLRMHIAASGALCGIAWRAGPAEAETLFEELRRLCTAQDDQRALATGMAGYVMALTFHNRPRTASAHASELQRLLARVDDDALTVSVSFGVLAAKWETAEVLEMERVSQRVIDLAAGDPGRGGTFFGSPLALSLAVRGLARMSLGRPGWKDDLDGAIEMARTLEPLILVVATLHKYAQIGLGALCTDADALRDTAGALAAAERSGDDFTVVHAHLARGLALVAGESDDRDTGYLHLERARESALQGCGNSAIVQIADIQFARRRRELGDLDGAVELAGSVVDALFGSGAVVWRGPATGALVEALLSRRADGDVRAARAAIERLASTPVDPGFMLHEVPLLRLRALVARAEGDVQTERRFAERYLAVARACGFEGHVATAVAMAPV is encoded by the coding sequence ATGCACCCCGGATGCACGAACTGCGGCACCGTACCCCGTGCGGGTGCCCGGTTCTGCGACTTCTGCGGCACCGCGTTGGTCCCCGTCGCCTCGCTCGCCTCGGCAATCGCCGCACCGCACCAGGCGGAATTCAAACAGGTCACGGTGTTGTTCGCCGACGTGGTCCGGTCGATGGATCTGGCCGCCGCGTTGGGCACCGAACGCCTGCGCGAGGTGATGAGCGAGCTGTACCCGCGTTTCCGGACGGTGGTGGCGCACTACGGCGGCAGCGTGGAGTTCACCGGCGACGGGGTGATGGTGGTCTTCGGTGCGCCGATCGCCCTGGAGGACCACGCATTTCGTGCCTGCCTGACGGCTCTGGATCTGCAGCGCGAGGTGCAACGGTACGCGGTGGAGGTGCATCGCCACGACGGAGTGGGCCTGCGGTTGCGGGTCGGGCTGAACTCCGGGCAGGTCATCACCGGTGAGATCGGCACCGTCCCGGGCAGTTACACCGCCATCGGATCGCACGTCGGGATGGCGCAGCGGATGGAGGCGGCGGCCCCGCCCGGCGGGGTGATGCTCAGCGCGTCGACGGCGCGGCTGGTCGAGGGCCTCGTCGAACTGGGGCCGCGGGAAGCGGTGCGAATCAAGAACTCCGACACCCCCGTACCGGCACGGCGGTTGATGTCGGCGGCGGTCGGTGCGGGCCACGGCCGGCGGGAGTGCACGCTGGTCGGGCGCGACGCGGAGGTGCGTGCCCTGGCAACCCAGATGGAGGCCGCCCTCAAGGGCGCGGGCGGGGTGGCCGGGGTGATCGGGCCGCCGGGAATCGGTAGGAGCCGGTTGGTGGCCGAGGTGCTGCGGATGGGGCAGGCCAGGGGAGTGGGCGTGGTGTCCACGTGTTGCGAGGCACACTCTCGCCAGGTGCCGTACCACGCGGCGGCCCGATTGTTCCGCAATCTGCTCGGTGTCGGCGCCCGACAGGGCCGGGCTGCGCGCGACTGCGTCCGCGAGCGTCTGCCCGGCACCGATCCGGCCGACCTGCTCCTGCTCGACGACCTGCTCGGCATCCGGGAACCCGAACATGAGCCGGCCGCAATCGATCCCGACGCCCGACGACGTCGGCTGAGTGCCTTGCTGACCGCCGTGGCGACCGCGCACCGGGAACCGTCGGTGTACGTCATCGAGGATGCGCATTGGATCGACGAGGCCAGTGAGTCGATGCTGGCCGATTTCCTGACCGCGTTACGGGGCGGCCGGTCCATGGCGGTGATCACCTACCGGCCGGAGTATCGTGGCAGGCTGGCCGAGATCGCGGCACCACGTGCCATTTCCCTTGTGCCGCTGGATGAAAAGCAGTCGGCGCGGCTGATCGGGGAGCTGCTGGGTCCGCATGCGTCGGTGGCCCCGGTCGCCGCGCAGATCGCCGAGCATGCCGCCGGCAATCCGTTCTTCGCCGAGGAGATCGTCCGTGACCTCGCCGAACGCGGTGTCCTGCAAGGGGATCCCGGCAGTTACGTGGCCGTCGAGGGTGCCTCGGTGACCGGGGTGCCGGTCACCCTGCAATCGACCATCGCCGCCCGCATCGACCGGCTCGAAGACACGGCCAAGAGCGCACTCAACGCGGCCGCCGTCATCGGCTCCCGGTTCACCGACGACCTGCTGCGGAAACTGGTCGAACCGGCCTGTCTCGACGAACTCGTCGACGCCGAGATGATCGAGCGGGTGCCCGCGCACACCGCCGAGTACTGCTTCCGCCACCCCTTGATCCGGGCCGTCGCCTATCAATCCCAGCTGCGGTCCGAACGCGGCCGGCTGCACCGCCGGCTCGCGACGATCATCGAACACGGGCAGGGCACCTCCGAGGCGAATGCGGCGTTGATCGCCGCCCACCTGGAGGCCGCCGATGAGCTGGAGGCCGCCTTCGACTGGCATATGCGGGCGGGGGCGTGGCTGGCCGGCCGCAACATCGCGGCGGCGCGAGCGAGCTGGCGACGCGCTGCGGAGGTGGCCCGGCAGCTGCCGATCGACGACCCGGACCGGCTCCGGATGCACATCGCCGCCAGTGGCGCGCTGTGCGGGATCGCGTGGCGGGCCGGTCCCGCCGAGGCCGAGACGTTGTTCGAGGAGCTTCGCCGGCTGTGCACCGCGCAGGACGACCAGCGGGCGCTGGCCACCGGTATGGCGGGTTACGTGATGGCGCTGACCTTCCACAACCGTCCGCGCACCGCATCGGCACACGCCTCGGAGCTGCAGCGGCTGCTGGCACGCGTCGACGACGACGCCTTGACGGTGTCGGTGTCCTTCGGCGTGCTGGCGGCCAAGTGGGAGACCGCGGAAGTGCTCGAGATGGAGAGGGTGTCGCAACGGGTCATCGACCTGGCCGCCGGTGACCCCGGCCGGGGTGGCACGTTCTTCGGCTCACCGCTGGCGCTGTCGCTGGCGGTGCGGGGTCTCGCTCGCATGTCGTTGGGCCGGCCCGGGTGGAAGGACGACCTCGACGGCGCCATCGAGATGGCCCGCACCCTGGAGCCATTGATCCTGGTGGTCGCCACGCTGCACAAGTACGCCCAGATCGGCCTGGGCGCGTTGTGCACCGACGCCGACGCACTACGCGACACCGCCGGGGCGCTGGCCGCCGCGGAGCGGTCCGGGGATGACTTCACGGTGGTGCACGCCCATCTGGCGCGTGGGCTGGCGCTGGTCGCCGGGGAGAGCGATGACCGGGACACCGGTTATCTGCATCTGGAGCGGGCGCGCGAAAGCGCCCTGCAGGGTTGCGGCAACTCCGCGATCGTGCAGATCGCCGACATCCAGTTCGCCCGCCGCCGTCGCGAGCTCGGGGATCTCGATGGCGCCGTCGAACTGGCCGGCTCGGTGGTGGACGCGTTGTTCGGTAGCGGCGCGGTGGTCTGGCGCGGTCCGGCCACCGGCGCGCTGGTGGAGGCGTTGCTGAGCCGCCGCGCCGACGGGGACGTCCGCGCGGCGCGCGCGGCGATCGAACGGCTGGCGAGCACGCCGGTGGATCCGGGATTCATGTTGCACGAGGTGCCCCTGTTACGGTTGCGGGCCCTGGTGGCGAGAGCCGAGGGGGACGTGCAGACCGAGCGGCGATTTGCCGAGCGGTACCTCGCGGTGGCGCGGGCCTGCGGTTTCGAGGGGCACGTCGCGACCGCGGTGGCGATGGCGCCGGTGTGA
- a CDS encoding redoxin NrdH, with product MTVTVYTKPACVQCNATYKALDKEGIAYEKVDISVDTEARDYVMALGYLQAPVVVVGNDHWSGFRPDRIKALAGTAAVTA from the coding sequence ATGACCGTCACCGTGTACACCAAGCCCGCGTGCGTGCAGTGCAACGCCACCTACAAGGCGCTGGACAAAGAGGGCATCGCCTACGAGAAGGTCGACATCAGCGTCGACACCGAAGCGCGGGACTACGTGATGGCGCTCGGCTACCTGCAGGCGCCCGTGGTGGTGGTCGGCAACGACCACTGGTCGGGCTTCCGCCCGGACCGGATCAAGGCGCTCGCCGGTACGGCCGCCGTCACCGCCTAG
- the nrdI gene encoding class Ib ribonucleoside-diphosphate reductase assembly flavoprotein NrdI, producing the protein MSHLVYFSSVSENTHRFVQKLGHPADQVTRIPLHGRIEVHQPYVLVLPTYGGGKASPDINSGGYVPKQVIAFLNNEHNRSLIRGVIAAGNNNFGEEFAYAGNVVSAKCRVPYLYRFELMGTPDDVDAVRAGLEEFWKEQTCHQPSQLQSL; encoded by the coding sequence GTGAGCCACCTCGTGTACTTCTCCAGCGTCTCGGAGAACACCCACCGCTTCGTGCAGAAGCTGGGCCATCCCGCCGATCAGGTCACCCGGATCCCGCTGCACGGCCGTATCGAGGTGCACCAGCCCTACGTGCTGGTACTGCCCACCTACGGCGGTGGCAAGGCCAGCCCCGACATCAACAGCGGCGGCTATGTGCCCAAGCAGGTCATCGCCTTTCTCAACAACGAGCACAACCGGTCGTTGATCCGCGGCGTCATCGCCGCGGGCAACAACAACTTCGGTGAGGAATTCGCCTACGCGGGCAATGTGGTCTCAGCCAAATGCCGCGTGCCCTACCTCTACCGCTTCGAACTCATGGGAACGCCGGACGACGTCGACGCCGTCCGTGCCGGCTTGGAAGAATTCTGGAAGGAACAGACGTGTCACCAACCGTCACAGCTGCAGAGCCTGTAA
- the nrdE gene encoding class 1b ribonucleoside-diphosphate reductase subunit alpha — protein MSPTVTAAEPVTTGVHALPGETDYHALNAMLNLYDADGKIQFDKDALAAREYFLQHVNQNTVFFHSQDEKLDYLIEKEYYEREVLDQYSRNFVKSLIDRAYAKKFRFPTFLGAFKYYTSYTLKTFDGKRYLERFEDRVVMVALTLAAGDTDLAEKLVDEIIDGRFQPATPTFLNSGKKQRGEPVSCFLLRIEDNMESIGRSINSALQLSKRGGGVALLLTNIREHGAPIKNIENQSSGVIPIMKLLEDSFSYANQLGARQGAGAVYLHAHHPDIYRFLDTKRENADEKIRIKTLSLGVVIPDITFELAKKNEDMYLFSPYDVEKVYGVPFADISVTEKYHEMVNDARIRKTKIKAREFFQTLAELQFESGYPYIMYEDTVNRANPIDGKITHSNLCSEILQVSTPSEFNEDLSYAKVGKDISCNLGSLNIAKAMDSPDFAQTIEVSIRALTAVSDQTHIWSVPSIEQGNNSSHAIGLGQMNLHGYLARERIHYGSEEGVDFTNIYFYTVLYHALRASNLIAIERGKAFGGFEKSKYASGEFFDKYTDQVWEPATDKVRKLFSDAGIHIPTQDDWKLLKESVQKHGIYNQNLQAVPPTGSISYINHSTSSIHPVASKIEIRKEGKIGRVYYPAPYLTNDNLEYYQDAYEIGYEKIIDTYAAATQHVDQGLSLTLFFKDTADTREVNKAQIYAWRKGIKTLYYIRLRQMALEGTEVEGCVSCML, from the coding sequence GTGTCACCAACCGTCACAGCTGCAGAGCCTGTAACCACGGGCGTTCATGCGCTCCCGGGGGAGACGGACTACCACGCGCTCAACGCGATGCTCAACCTGTACGACGCGGACGGCAAGATCCAGTTCGACAAGGATGCGCTGGCCGCCCGCGAGTACTTCCTGCAGCACGTCAACCAGAACACGGTGTTCTTCCACAGCCAGGACGAGAAGCTCGATTACCTGATCGAGAAGGAGTACTACGAGCGCGAGGTGCTCGACCAGTACTCCCGCAACTTCGTCAAGTCGCTGATCGACCGCGCGTACGCCAAGAAGTTCCGGTTCCCGACCTTCCTGGGCGCGTTCAAGTACTACACCTCCTACACGCTGAAGACCTTCGACGGTAAGCGTTACCTGGAGCGGTTCGAGGACCGTGTGGTCATGGTGGCGCTGACGCTGGCCGCCGGTGACACCGACCTGGCCGAGAAGCTGGTCGACGAGATCATCGACGGACGATTCCAGCCGGCCACGCCGACGTTCCTGAACTCGGGCAAGAAGCAGCGCGGCGAGCCGGTGTCCTGCTTCCTGCTGCGCATCGAGGACAACATGGAGTCCATCGGGCGCTCCATCAACTCCGCGCTGCAGCTGTCCAAGCGCGGCGGCGGTGTGGCCCTGCTGCTCACCAACATCCGTGAGCACGGCGCGCCGATCAAGAACATCGAGAACCAGTCCTCGGGCGTCATCCCGATCATGAAGCTGCTGGAGGACTCGTTCTCCTACGCCAATCAGCTCGGTGCCCGCCAGGGCGCCGGTGCGGTGTACCTGCATGCGCATCACCCCGACATCTACCGCTTCCTGGACACCAAGCGGGAGAACGCCGACGAGAAGATCCGCATCAAGACCCTCAGCCTGGGCGTGGTGATCCCGGACATCACCTTCGAGTTGGCGAAGAAGAACGAGGACATGTACCTGTTCTCGCCGTACGACGTGGAGAAGGTGTACGGCGTGCCGTTCGCCGACATCTCGGTGACCGAGAAGTACCACGAGATGGTCAACGACGCCCGGATCCGCAAGACCAAGATCAAGGCGCGCGAGTTCTTCCAGACGCTGGCCGAGCTGCAGTTCGAGTCCGGCTACCCGTACATCATGTACGAAGACACGGTCAACAGGGCTAACCCCATTGATGGCAAGATCACCCACAGCAACCTGTGCTCGGAGATCCTGCAGGTGTCCACCCCGTCGGAGTTCAACGAGGATCTGTCCTACGCCAAGGTCGGCAAGGACATCTCCTGCAACCTGGGGTCGCTGAACATCGCCAAGGCGATGGACTCGCCGGACTTCGCCCAGACCATCGAGGTGTCCATCCGCGCGCTGACCGCGGTGAGCGACCAGACCCATATCTGGTCGGTGCCCTCGATCGAGCAGGGCAACAACAGCTCGCACGCCATCGGCCTGGGGCAGATGAACCTGCACGGGTACCTGGCCCGCGAGCGGATCCACTACGGCTCCGAAGAGGGTGTGGACTTCACCAACATCTACTTCTACACGGTGCTCTACCACGCGCTGCGGGCCTCGAATCTGATTGCCATCGAACGCGGTAAGGCATTCGGAGGCTTCGAGAAGTCGAAGTACGCGTCGGGGGAGTTCTTCGACAAGTACACCGATCAGGTGTGGGAGCCGGCCACCGACAAGGTGCGAAAGCTCTTCTCCGACGCCGGGATCCACATCCCGACGCAGGACGACTGGAAGCTGCTCAAGGAGTCTGTGCAAAAGCACGGCATCTACAACCAGAACCTGCAGGCCGTCCCGCCGACCGGTTCGATCAGCTACATCAACCACTCGACGTCGTCGATCCACCCGGTGGCCAGCAAGATCGAGATCCGCAAGGAAGGCAAGATCGGTCGCGTCTACTACCCGGCGCCGTACCTGACCAACGACAACCTGGAGTACTACCAGGACGCGTACGAGATCGGCTACGAGAAGATCATCGACACCTACGCCGCGGCCACCCAGCACGTGGACCAGGGTCTGTCGTTGACGTTGTTCTTCAAGGACACCGCCGACACCCGCGAGGTCAACAAGGCGCAGATCTACGCCTGGCGCAAGGGAATCAAGACGCTGTACTACATCCGGCTCCGCCAGATGGCGCTGGAAGGCACTGAGGTGGAGGGTTGCGTCAGCTGCATGTTGTGA
- a CDS encoding DUF222 domain-containing protein, with protein sequence MFDRIGLAGMNEEALISALAAATRAEAVAAADRLALIAEVTARQCDDEDEVSARQVIDGWAFAKAQVSAACNVSERAASTQMRIGVALRERLPRTAALFATGAVSAKVIAEITWRTHLVTDEEALALIDDGIATEATTYAVLSEAALIRAVDFWVEKYDPIAVIRSKAAAKDLYVEFDDRDDPNGVSSFWGRLRATDKEAVKQRLHGLADTVCANDPRPLGERLSAAMGALGVVGPSLERLACQCGDPDCAGSGKDPRSGAVVIYALTDQVPGTDARPAPEPGPGPQPAPEPASDEAGEPELPAEPAADPESDEPAEPAALAPAEPAPAATIPGAGAGITLDGTIIPAAMLADLIATGATVKPLAEVADLPTERQYRPSTALTAFVRMRSQTCSFPGCSKPAHRCDVDHVTPWPAGATHPGNMRPLCREHHLLKTFRTGPGGWTLTAHPDGTSQWTAPTGHTYVTRPGAAVLFPQWNIHTTVPPPRSISLLDDDYRGAMMPTRKRTRAQDREYRINAERVRNASELALAHIRAGAAKDAEAAKDPGAHGSAAGGDVVGGEMGNGGAFSDPDPPPF encoded by the coding sequence GTGTTCGATAGGATCGGGTTGGCGGGGATGAACGAAGAAGCGCTCATCTCTGCCCTGGCGGCCGCGACCCGAGCCGAGGCGGTGGCCGCGGCGGATCGGTTGGCGCTGATCGCCGAGGTGACCGCGCGGCAGTGCGATGACGAGGACGAGGTGTCTGCCCGTCAGGTGATCGATGGGTGGGCGTTCGCCAAGGCGCAGGTCAGTGCCGCGTGCAACGTGAGCGAGCGTGCCGCCTCGACTCAGATGCGCATCGGGGTGGCGCTGCGCGAACGGCTGCCGCGCACCGCGGCCCTGTTCGCGACGGGGGCGGTGTCGGCGAAGGTCATCGCCGAGATCACCTGGCGCACCCACCTGGTCACCGACGAGGAAGCGCTGGCGTTGATCGACGACGGCATCGCCACAGAAGCCACCACCTATGCAGTGTTGTCCGAAGCCGCGCTGATCCGGGCCGTCGACTTCTGGGTGGAGAAGTATGACCCGATCGCGGTGATCCGGTCCAAGGCCGCCGCCAAGGATCTCTACGTCGAGTTCGACGACCGCGACGACCCCAACGGGGTCAGCTCGTTCTGGGGGCGGCTGCGCGCCACCGACAAGGAAGCGGTCAAACAGCGCCTGCATGGTCTGGCCGACACGGTGTGTGCCAATGATCCGCGGCCACTGGGGGAACGCCTCTCCGCGGCCATGGGCGCCCTCGGAGTAGTGGGTCCGTCGCTGGAGCGGCTGGCCTGCCAATGTGGGGACCCGGACTGCGCAGGCAGCGGGAAAGACCCACGCTCGGGCGCGGTCGTCATCTACGCGCTCACCGATCAGGTGCCCGGGACCGACGCGCGACCCGCACCCGAACCCGGTCCGGGGCCCCAGCCTGCACCTGAGCCCGCGTCCGACGAGGCTGGTGAACCCGAGCTCCCTGCTGAGCCCGCGGCAGACCCCGAATCCGACGAGCCGGCTGAGCCCGCCGCGCTGGCACCAGCCGAACCTGCTCCCGCGGCCACCATCCCCGGCGCGGGTGCCGGAATCACCCTGGACGGCACGATCATCCCGGCCGCCATGCTCGCCGACCTCATCGCCACCGGCGCCACCGTGAAGCCGCTGGCCGAGGTTGCCGATCTGCCCACCGAACGCCAATACCGGCCCTCGACCGCACTCACCGCGTTCGTCCGGATGCGTTCGCAGACCTGTAGCTTCCCCGGCTGCTCCAAACCGGCACACCGCTGCGATGTGGACCATGTCACTCCGTGGCCGGCCGGGGCGACGCATCCGGGCAACATGCGTCCGCTGTGTCGTGAGCATCATTTGTTGAAAACTTTCCGGACCGGCCCCGGCGGCTGGACCCTCACCGCGCACCCCGACGGCACCTCGCAATGGACCGCGCCGACCGGGCACACCTATGTGACCCGCCCGGGTGCTGCGGTCCTGTTCCCGCAGTGGAACATTCACACCACCGTGCCGCCCCCGCGGTCGATCAGTCTCCTCGACGACGACTATCGGGGCGCGATGATGCCTACCCGGAAGCGCACCCGTGCACAGGACCGGGAATACCGGATCAACGCCGAACGCGTCCGTAACGCCTCCGAACTCGCGCTCGCCCACATACGCGCCGGAGCCGCCAAGGACGCCGAAGCTGCCAAGGACCCCGGCGCACATGGCAGCGCAGCAGGCGGCGACGTCGTCGGAGGCGAGATGGGTAATGGTGGGGCTTTCAGCGACCCGGACCCACCGCCGTTCTGA
- a CDS encoding DUF5997 family protein: MSRPNTQSMKPATAAKKLDVYLPATPAEFQENPITRDQLAELQANPPQWLQDLRKNGPHPKNLVAAKLSVSIAGLARGGVTEALTTEQINALIEEMPDWLAAERESFQNVLREERRIKALHADKPRKN; the protein is encoded by the coding sequence ATGAGCAGGCCGAACACGCAGTCCATGAAACCCGCCACCGCGGCGAAGAAGCTGGATGTGTACTTGCCCGCGACGCCGGCGGAGTTCCAGGAGAACCCGATCACCCGCGATCAGCTCGCCGAGCTGCAGGCCAACCCGCCGCAGTGGCTGCAGGACCTGCGGAAGAACGGGCCGCACCCGAAGAACCTGGTCGCCGCCAAGCTGAGTGTCTCGATCGCCGGCCTGGCCCGCGGCGGAGTCACCGAGGCGCTGACCACCGAGCAGATCAATGCGCTGATCGAAGAAATGCCCGACTGGCTGGCCGCCGAGCGCGAGAGCTTCCAGAACGTGCTGCGCGAGGAGCGCCGCATCAAGGCTTTGCACGCAGACAAGCCGCGCAAGAACTGA
- a CDS encoding LysR family substrate-binding domain-containing protein, producing the protein MTQSCLILGYVPGGTPAKWARIWAQRHPGAPLQLQAVAAADAADAVRGGTVDLALLRLPADTSGLAVIPLYEEATVAVVPTEHLLSAADTITAADLADEPRLCPLDDVVAWDAALGTVIEHRPETTEAAMELVAAGLGVLIVPQSLARLHHRKDLTYRPIADAPGCAVALAFPEGPQSELVEEFIGVVRGRKPGSSRGRAEPAPKRTAREKMLAKQAARAAAGKVARKPGPAKRGRR; encoded by the coding sequence GTGACCCAGTCCTGCCTCATCCTCGGGTACGTCCCCGGCGGGACACCCGCGAAGTGGGCGCGGATCTGGGCCCAGCGCCACCCGGGCGCACCTCTGCAGCTGCAGGCCGTCGCAGCGGCGGATGCGGCCGACGCTGTGCGGGGTGGCACCGTCGACCTGGCGTTGCTCCGGCTGCCGGCCGATACGTCCGGACTCGCGGTGATCCCGCTCTACGAGGAGGCGACGGTGGCCGTGGTGCCCACCGAGCACCTGTTGAGCGCCGCCGACACGATCACCGCCGCCGACCTTGCCGACGAGCCCCGACTGTGCCCGCTCGACGACGTCGTCGCCTGGGATGCCGCTCTCGGCACCGTGATCGAGCACCGCCCCGAGACCACCGAGGCCGCGATGGAGCTCGTCGCCGCGGGGCTAGGCGTGCTCATCGTGCCGCAGTCGCTGGCACGGCTGCATCACCGCAAGGACCTCACCTACCGCCCGATCGCCGACGCACCCGGCTGTGCGGTGGCGTTGGCCTTCCCGGAGGGGCCGCAGTCCGAGCTGGTCGAGGAGTTCATCGGGGTCGTACGCGGCCGCAAGCCCGGCTCCTCGCGCGGGCGTGCCGAACCGGCGCCGAAACGCACTGCCCGGGAGAAGATGCTGGCGAAACAGGCGGCCCGGGCTGCCGCGGGCAAGGTCGCCCGTAAACCGGGACCGGCCAAGCGCGGTCGGCGCTGA
- a CDS encoding nitroreductase family protein, protein MPDPTDDVWEVLSTARSIRRFTDEPVDAETLDRCLQAATWAPNGANAQLWRFIVLDAPEQRAAVAEAAQIALRTIESIYGMSRPDPDDQSRTARNNRATYELHDRAGDYTSVLFTAYKNEFASEFLQGGSIYPALQNFYLAARAQGLGACITSWASYDGERVLRTSVGIPDEWFLAGHVVVGWPRGRHGPMRRRPVADVVFRNRWDADRADITYGRGARPRN, encoded by the coding sequence ATGCCGGATCCAACCGACGATGTCTGGGAAGTGCTGTCCACCGCACGCTCAATCCGCCGCTTCACCGATGAGCCCGTCGACGCCGAGACGCTCGACCGCTGCCTGCAGGCAGCGACCTGGGCGCCCAACGGAGCCAATGCGCAGTTGTGGCGGTTCATCGTCCTCGATGCGCCCGAACAGCGAGCGGCGGTTGCCGAGGCAGCCCAGATCGCCCTGCGCACAATCGAATCGATCTACGGCATGAGCCGACCCGACCCCGACGACCAGAGCCGCACCGCCCGCAACAACCGGGCCACCTACGAGTTGCACGACCGCGCAGGCGATTACACGTCCGTGCTGTTCACCGCCTACAAGAACGAATTCGCCTCGGAGTTCCTGCAGGGCGGCTCGATCTATCCGGCCCTGCAGAACTTCTACCTGGCCGCCCGCGCGCAGGGTTTGGGCGCCTGCATCACCAGCTGGGCCTCCTACGACGGGGAGCGGGTGCTGCGCACCTCGGTCGGCATCCCCGACGAGTGGTTTCTGGCCGGGCACGTGGTGGTCGGCTGGCCACGCGGCCGGCACGGCCCGATGCGCCGCCGCCCGGTCGCCGACGTGGTGTTCCGCAATCGCTGGGACGCCGATCGGGCCGATATCACCTACGGCCGGGGCGCCCGGCCCCGCAACTGA
- a CDS encoding SDR family NAD(P)-dependent oxidoreductase → MSDRFSMEGKVAVITGGGTGIGRASALVLAEHGADVVLAGRRPDPLKSTAAEIEALGRRALVVPTDVTKAEECNALVDTTLAEFGRLDVLMNNAGGGQTKSLMKWTDDEWHEVLDLNLSSAWYLSRAAAKPMIAQGKGSIVNISSGASLLAMPQAPVYAAAKAGLNNLTGSMAAAWTRKGVRVNCIACGAIRTPGLEADAERQGFDINMIGQTNGSGRIAEPDEIGYGVLFFASDASSYCSGQTLYMHGGPGPAGV, encoded by the coding sequence GTGAGCGATAGGTTTTCGATGGAAGGCAAGGTCGCCGTCATCACCGGTGGCGGCACCGGAATCGGCCGGGCGTCGGCGCTGGTGCTGGCCGAACACGGTGCGGATGTGGTGTTGGCCGGCCGCCGCCCGGATCCGTTGAAGTCCACCGCCGCCGAGATCGAGGCGCTGGGGCGCAGGGCCCTCGTGGTACCGACCGATGTGACGAAAGCCGAGGAGTGCAACGCGCTGGTCGACACCACGCTGGCCGAGTTCGGGCGTCTCGATGTGCTGATGAACAATGCCGGTGGGGGCCAGACCAAGTCGCTGATGAAGTGGACCGACGACGAGTGGCACGAGGTGCTGGACCTGAACCTGTCCAGTGCGTGGTACCTGTCGCGGGCGGCGGCCAAGCCGATGATCGCCCAGGGCAAGGGCTCCATCGTCAACATCTCCTCGGGGGCGAGCCTGCTGGCCATGCCGCAGGCGCCGGTCTACGCGGCGGCCAAGGCCGGCCTGAACAACCTGACCGGGTCGATGGCGGCGGCCTGGACCCGGAAGGGTGTGCGGGTCAACTGCATCGCCTGCGGTGCCATCCGCACGCCCGGCCTGGAGGCCGATGCGGAGCGCCAGGGATTCGACATCAATATGATCGGCCAGACCAACGGCTCGGGCCGGATCGCCGAACCCGACGAGATCGGTTACGGCGTACTGTTCTTCGCCTCCGATGCGTCCAGCTACTGCTCCGGGCAGACGCTGTACATGCACGGCGGCCCCGGGCCGGCGGGGGTCTGA